tcagcctcctgagtagctggggttgcaggtatgagctaccaacaTCTGGCTCACAAATGTTTTCTTATTAAACCCCTATGCTACACCCTTAAGCAAGCAAGACATGGGTGTGGTTTTCCAAATAACTGGCTATAATGGTGTAATGATCGTCTTATATTTAATAATAACACAGTCAACCTGTATCATTGGGCATAGACTTCAGTGgccagttcttaaaaaaaaaaacagaaaaacaagaaggGCATGAATAAGAAATCATAAATGTAttcagagaaattaaaaataaaacaataaaatataactcTTCAATTTCTTGAAAGACGAGAGTTCTCACTTGCATAGGGTTACATAGAACATTGCTGACTATGGTCACATCAAAATCTCTGTTTTCCATTCTATCCTGACTCTCCACCAACCCTCTGATAGAAGAAAACCGTGGTGAACAACGGCCATGTACAATGCGTGTGTCTGCATGAGCAAACAGTGAGCTCAGGATACGCATCTGAGATGTCACAGCTGCACGCAAACGTTCGACTCCTCACGTGGAGTCCATGGTGCCCACAAACCCCTCCTCACCTGCAGGTTCTCTTTGATCCGCTTCTCGTTGAAACTCCGCGCCAGGACCACAATCCCGCGCTGCAGCAGGTAGCGAAGGGCAATCAGGGCtggagttcgcttgtgctttttCGCAATGGCGCTTAGCACTGGGTCTTCCAAGAGAACTGGGGAATTCGGGTCCACCCTGGAAGGAGAGACACCAGTGCTGAACTCTAGACGCTGCCTATGCACCACATGGTTCACAGGGCTGCCGAGGCACACCATGGACTCCATGCTAGAACACCAACTCTTCTCCCAGAACCACACAGGGCAATTCTCCCCGCTTCCTAACCGAGTTCACACTCAGCTCGAGAAACCTTAGTACTGTGGGACTGAAAATGCTCCAGCAGCAATGCCAGGTTATATAAACCCCTTGTTGCCTTCATTACCATTGTGTATCTCGAGATGATCCCAGCGTGCAATAGGCAACCAGAACAATGTCTTTTGACTTGCAGAAATCCAGCATTTTGCTTTGGTTAAGGTAAGGATGGCATTCGACCTGGAGATGGATGAGACAAACACTTGTCCAATTATATGAAGTCTTCCTATTGCTATGAAAGGCAAATGTCAAAGGCAAAATACTGGGTAGCATGAAATGTAAAGTGAAGCCTTAAAGCAGACATCTGTTTTCATATGTGTATACTGGTCCAGACCCATGGCAGtagtaaaggaaggaaaggagggagggagggaagaagggagggagagagggaaggaaagaggaaggaaggaaggaaggaaggaaggaaggaaggaaggaaggaaggaaggaaggaaggaaggaaggaaggaaggaaagaaggaagacaggaaggaaggaagaaggaaggaaggaaggaaggaaggacatacGTAAGGAGAGGAGGTGATGGGAACTCACCTGGTTGCAGACAGGCTTGTACTTGAGTCCTGGCTTGTTTAGAATCATCTCCAGCTGCCGGCGATTAAAGTTGGACACCCCGATGGACTTGGCCAGCCCTGCCTCCTTACACTTCTCCATGGCCTGGTGAGAGAGAGAATCAGAAGAACTGCTTGCACAGCTATCTTCAGATCAATGTATATTCCAAGATGTGCTGAAAGGAAGCTCTTGACATTGACTATCTAAAAGAGGAAAAACTGACAAGAAAATGAGTGAAGGAGATAGTGACTATAAGAAAGAATTCTTGGTGATCTATCTAGAAAATAGGAGAGTATCCAGGCATGAATTTTTTCCTCTCCACCATTCCACCAAAACATCCCTGGTGAGGGGCATGATTTTCTGGATACAGCCCAGAAAGAAATCCCATGCTCACAGGGGAAATCAGAGCTAAATTCCTTTCCCAAAGCCCTCCAAAGACTCACCTCCCATGTGTCACAGAGATCCACCGTTTCAAATAATAGTTTTCCATTTTCATCACGTGGTATGATTTTGTCTCCAGGCTGGAATAGAGGCACTCATTTTAGAGATTATGTCACACACGTATTGTTTTGAGGAATCACACTGCCAATTAACTTCGGGCTGGGCCGTTAAACACTCATGAAATAGGTAAAATAACAGTTATATTTGcaaaatgttttctatttgaaATAGTAGAAATGGCCTTTGGTGACTTTAATCTTTGATACGTTTTATATATTTAAAGCTGATTTCCAAAGACATTGATGTGATCTAAATTAAActgttatttttgtcagtccctATATTTTtccctgggtggggggtgggtgggaaaatGCCCCTCTTGTTGCTAAAGACAATAATTACATGGGCTTCATATGCAGGAAGAACAGACTATGCTCATGACCCAAACAAAACCAGTTCTTTTCCCACTTGGACACATGAGGGCCTTAGAACACATGTATGAATCAaacaggttggggctgggaaggtggcttagcggtagagtgcttgcctagcatgcacaaagccctggatttgattcctcagcaccacatacacagaaacagctggaagtggtgctgtggttctagaggtagagtgctagccttgagcaaaaagaagccagggaccgtgctcaggccccgagtccaagcctcaggactggcaagaaaaaaataaaatgaaataaatcaaacAAATCAAATCAACATTTCTTCACCAGTAAAGTAGATGTTGTAAAGTCAGAGTGACATTTGTCTTACTGACAAAGGTCAAGTTTTCTAGCAATAGCAAATGATGAGACAAGGCTGTATAAATGTGTTGGAATGCAACACCGAGAGCCAGAGAAAGCCACTCCTAAGGGCAGCAGTACCTCACCCCTAAGTCTAATCACAGCTTTGATTTCTTACTTCTGTAATTCAATAACTTTTATTACACAAACTGACTTAATGTAGGTTACCATACATTACATAAAGAATTATACATAATATAGTCCATGGCTAAGTGTCATCTAACAACTCCAGTACAAGGGATGATGGAGTCAGcatgtgtatgttttattttgtgttgtttggCTGGTGCtggacttgaactaaggtcttggtgctcaaggcactcactctaccacttgagccacagtgcccgttcccactttttctgagtagtttataagacgctcacagactttcctgccagcatTGGCTTCAAAcccgaatcctcagatctcagcctcctgagtagctaggattacaggcatgagccactggtgcctagctgtgTATGATAGCTTTATTGGTCTCCACAGATTCAATAAACTATGTCTGTGACATTTACTGCAATGATAAGGAAAGAGAGGCTATGGAGACCATGGCTTGAGCAGAGAGGCGAAGAGTTTAATGTtcaattgttttttgttgtttgtttttttttaatttttattatcaaactgatgtacagagagaggttatagtttcatacgttaggcattggatacatttcttgtactgtttgttacctcgtccctcattcccctcttcctcctccctctttcccttccccctgcccccatgaattgttcagttcatttacaccaaacagttttgcaagtattgcttttgtagttgtttgtcttttttttaccctgtgtctctcgattttggtattccctttcaatttcctagttctaataccagtatacacggttcccaatatactcagataagatacagagatagtgtaggtacaaccacaggaaggagatacaagataATGTTAAATTCTTATCTCCTAGAATAAGAggcaaataattcaaaaataagtcGTTTAGAAAATCATccaatgctgggctggggatatagcctggtggcaagagtgcctgcctcatatacacgaggccctaggttcgattccccagcaccacatatacagaaaacggccagaagcggcgctgtggctcaagtggcagagtgctagccttgagcgggaagaagccagggacagtgctcaggccctgagtccaaggcccaggactggccaaaaaaaaagaaaatcatccaATGCAGGAAATCTGGAATTACTGTTTAGAATATCCTTCAGCTGAATAGTTGATACATCCGCTGAACAAAGTGAGAGTTCAGCCATCCAAGAAACTGAGGGATATGTTGCTGTCACCTAGGAAATCATgtggagcgcacacacacacacacacacacacacacacacacacacacacacacacacacaccgtttaCCTGCAGAGGCATTGGAAAGTGGATGAGAAAAAGGTCAACGTAGTCCAACTGAAGTTTGTTCAGTGACATTTCCAAACTATGTTGGACCAATTCCGGGCGACTGAAAGTGGGCCACAGCTGCAGAGGTCAAAGAATGTATTGTGCAATTCATATTTCAGCCAATTCTGTGAGTTTGACTCGATAAGTCAGAAACATTTTCTCCTGATTAGGTCACTACCAACCCCCTCAGAAACACGCTCCCTTCCTCTTTAGTTTCCTCTCATCTgtctcatacacacaaacatcatCACAGGTTTGGGGGTTCCAGTACATGATGTGAACTCAGAATGAAGTTCAGTACATGATAAAGGtgtttttttcaataataatGCTCAAGATCTGAAGGGTGTTTGACTGAATTTACAGTCAATTTGCATAAGCTTTGTCCAAATCTCTAATCCATTCAAGTAAATGAGCAAAATTTGTATTC
The DNA window shown above is from Perognathus longimembris pacificus isolate PPM17 chromosome 18, ASM2315922v1, whole genome shotgun sequence and carries:
- the LOC125366785 gene encoding aldo-keto reductase family 1 member C1-like encodes the protein MDHRQQRVALNDGHSMPVLGFGTTVPEKAHASEVCVATKLAIEAGFRHIDSAYIYKVEEEVGLAIRSKIADGTVKREDIFYTTKLWPTFSRPELVQHSLEMSLNKLQLDYVDLFLIHFPMPLQPGDKIIPRDENGKLLFETVDLCDTWEAMEKCKEAGLAKSIGVSNFNRRQLEMILNKPGLKYKPVCNQVECHPYLNQSKMLDFCKSKDIVLVAYCTLGSSRDTQWVDPNSPVLLEDPVLSAIAKKHKRTPALIALRYLLQRGIVVLARSFNEKRIKENLQVFDFQLTSEDMKRIDGLNRNCRYNTASYLAGHPDFPFHDEY